From Ascaphus truei isolate aAscTru1 chromosome 20, aAscTru1.hap1, whole genome shotgun sequence, one genomic window encodes:
- the LOC142470810 gene encoding bestrophin-2a-like — translation MTVTYTARVADARFGTFYRLLWMWKGSIYKLFYKELFLFFILYFSLSFLYRLVLNEYHRRYFERVAIFCNTYSKLIPVPFVLSFYIELIVERWWNQYQSIPTPDRLMCVISATVHGTDERGRMYRRTLMRYCSLSALLIKRSVSTTVFKRFPTMEHVVDTGFMTLLERTKYDALPSASHKYWIPCVWFCNLAMQARKEGQVRDDAAFQLLMEELNIFRGNCEMLFHYDWISVPLVYTQVVTIAVYSFFVACLIGRQFLDPKQKHDGYNLDIYFPFFTLLEFFFYAGWLKVGEQLINPFGEDDDDFETNFLIDRNFQVSMLAVDEMYADLPLMERDRHWDDLEPRAPYTVATSSQRDSSSYQGSTSHMMLDEGAMRFQPSSAIVGRRTRSVQLLRPLHEFRPFRSLRFLQPRHIAVIEEVSEESFSDTFPPPHPLLPPPPPPSAPDSPPAPSTSSRPKTPAPLPDPFNPLPSPTSSASDTPSPLQAPEFPLLPLTPSPGPAPDYPPPPRPPPPYLPRVPAPDSPSTTRPPPPYLPRVPAPDSPSTTRPPPPYLPRVPAPDSPSTTRPPPPYLPRVPAPVSPSTTPPSRPFFRRFFRVRSPSVISDPDIPETPL, via the exons GCTAGTGCTGAACGAGTATCACAGACGTTACTTTGAGAGAGTGGCAATTTTCTGTAATACGTACTCAAAGCTCATCCCCGTGCCATTCGTACTGA gttTTTACATTGAACTGATAGTGGAACGCTGGTGGAATCAGTACCAGTCCATACCGACACCGGACCGCCTCATGTGCGTCATCTCGGCGACCGTGCACGGAACAGACGAGAGAGGACGCATGTACCGCCGCACACTCATGCGCTACTGCAGCCTTTCAGCGCTCCTCATCAAGCGCTCTGTCAGCACCACAGTCTTCAAAAGGTTCCCAACCATGGAGCATGTGGTGGATACCG GGTTCATGACTCTCCTGGAGAGGACGAAGTATGATGCGCTGCCCTCTGCATCCCATAAGTACTGGATCCCGTGCGTGTGGTTCTGTAACCTGGCGATGCAGGCGCGAAAAGAGGGGCAGGTTCGAGATGACGCGGCGTTCCAGCTGCTCATGGAG gaGTTAAACATATTTAGGGGTAACTGTGAGATGCTCTTTCATTACGACTGGATCAGTGTCCCGCTGGTTTATACGCAG GTGGTGACAATCGCTGTGTACAGCTTCTTCGTGGCCTGTCTGATTGGTCGCCAGTTCCTGGATCCGAAACAAAAACATGACGGCTACAACCTGGATATCTATTTCCCTTTCTTTACGCTGCTCGAGTTCTTCTTCTACGCTGGTTGGCTCAAG GTAGGGGAGCAGCTCATTAACCCATTTGGGGAGGACGATGACGATTTTGAGACCAATTTTCTGATTGACCGGAATTTCCAG gtgTCCATGTTGGCTGTAGATGAGATGTACGCTGACCTCCCGCTCATGGAGCGGGATCGTCATTGGGACGATTTGGAGCCCCGCGCTCCGTACACGGTGGCCACTTCATCCCAGAGGGATTCCAGCTCCTACCAGGGCTCAACGTCTCACATGAT GCTGGATGAGGGGGCCATGAGGTTCCAGCCTTCCTCTGCGATAGTGGGGCGTAGGACCCGCTCTGTCCAGCTACTCAGGCCTCTTCACGAGTTTCGGCCCTTCCGAAGCCTCCGATTCCTACAACCACGACACATCGCTGTGATAGAGGAAGTGTCAGAGGAGTCCTTCTCTGACAccttcccacccccacaccccctcctacctccccctccccctccctcagcccCTGACTCTCCTCCCGCTCCCTCTACCTCTTCTCGTCCCaaaacccctgcccccctcccagacCCTTTcaatcctctcccttcccctacctCTTCTGCTTCcgacaccccttcccccctccaagcCCCCGAGTTTCCTCTCCTTCCCCTAACCCCTTCCCCCGGCCCAGCCCCCGActatcctccccctccccgcccccctcccccttaccttccCCGAGTCCCAGCCCCCGACTCTCCTTCCACTAcccgtccccctcccccttaccttccCCGAGTCCCAGCCCCCGACTCCCCTTCCACTAcccgtccccctcccccttaccttccCCGAGTCCCAGCCCCCGACTCTCCTTCCACTAcccgtccccctcccccttaccttccCCGAGTCCCAGCCCCCGTCTCTCCTTCCactacccctccctcccgccccttcTTCAGACGCTTCTTCCGGGTCAGGAGTCCTTCCGTAATCTCTGACCCCGACATCCCCGAAACCCCTCTGTGA